A DNA window from Streptomyces sp. CA-278952 contains the following coding sequences:
- a CDS encoding WXG100 family type VII secretion target: MTPPLDFTDGQIYVDYGHMENAADDMVQQTKAIDSILTNLEAELQELQRSWEGEDKAVYAEKQASWNNAVEEMKRILAEHSALLTDVSGSYKYSENSLKSLWESVRIGG, translated from the coding sequence ATGACCCCCCCGCTTGACTTCACCGACGGCCAGATCTACGTCGACTACGGCCACATGGAGAACGCCGCCGACGACATGGTCCAGCAGACCAAGGCGATCGACAGCATCCTCACCAACCTGGAAGCCGAACTCCAGGAGCTCCAGCGCAGCTGGGAAGGTGAGGACAAGGCGGTGTACGCCGAGAAGCAGGCCTCCTGGAACAACGCGGTCGAGGAGATGAAGCGCATCCTCGCCGAGCACTCGGCGCTGCTGACCGACGTCTCGGGCAGCTACAAGTACAGCGAGAACTCCCTGAAGTCGCTCTGGGAGAGCGTGCGCATCGGCGGCTGA
- a CDS encoding type VII secretion system-associated protein, which yields MAEAPALNLNKAWLQSFLDNDLVPFLAEVKKMREDGTTTDGKTVPGIPTLQGGEDGSATAAGFHDGQAKPLAIGTMAGDDKGRTNGGYLVKSLNGLIDQLDDILKLQVELFEQIEEDLEDTIEELFKTQDGNLEKIDGKDMIDFFEGVDEVLSESAGGGANNDEDED from the coding sequence ATGGCGGAAGCACCCGCACTGAATCTCAACAAGGCGTGGTTGCAGAGCTTCCTCGACAACGACCTCGTCCCGTTCCTCGCCGAGGTCAAGAAGATGCGGGAGGACGGCACGACGACCGATGGGAAGACCGTGCCCGGGATCCCCACGCTGCAGGGCGGTGAGGACGGGTCCGCGACCGCGGCCGGATTCCACGACGGGCAGGCGAAGCCGCTCGCGATCGGGACGATGGCGGGCGACGACAAGGGCCGCACCAACGGCGGCTACCTGGTCAAAAGCCTGAACGGGCTGATCGACCAGCTCGACGACATCCTCAAGCTCCAGGTCGAACTCTTCGAGCAGATCGAGGAGGACCTGGAGGACACCATCGAGGAGCTCTTCAAGACCCAGGACGGCAACCTGGAGAAGATCGACGGCAAGGACATGATCGACTTCTTCGAGGGCGTGGACGAGGTGCTCTCCGAATCCGCCGGTGGCGGCGCGAACAACGACGAGGACGAGGACTGA